In one window of Nakamurella sp. PAMC28650 DNA:
- a CDS encoding sugar phosphate isomerase/epimerase — MTTHPVTLFTGQWADLPFEEVARLASEWGYDGLEIACSGDHLDVERGAVDDDYIASRREILDRYGLQVFAISVHLQGQAVCDDPIDQRHQGILSKGVWGDGDPGGVRQRAAEAVKNGARTAARLGVKTVIGFTGSSIWKYIAMFPPASQAMIDAGYQDFADRWNPILDVFDEVGVRFAHEVHPSEIAYDYYSTQRALEAIGHREAFGINWDPSHMVWQGIDPVQFIWDFKDRIYHVDCKDTKVRTPDGRRGILGSHLGWADPRRRWDFVSTGRGDVDWEDCFRMLTTIGYEGPISIEWEDAGMDRLHGAPEAIEFVRSQLFSPPATSFDAAFSSQD, encoded by the coding sequence ATGACCACGCATCCCGTCACCCTGTTCACCGGCCAGTGGGCCGATCTGCCGTTCGAGGAAGTCGCTCGGTTGGCCTCGGAATGGGGCTACGACGGCCTGGAGATCGCCTGCTCGGGTGATCATCTCGACGTCGAACGCGGCGCAGTCGACGACGACTACATCGCCTCCCGACGAGAGATCCTGGACAGATACGGGCTCCAGGTGTTCGCCATCTCGGTGCACCTCCAGGGCCAGGCGGTGTGCGACGATCCCATCGACCAACGGCACCAGGGCATCCTGTCCAAAGGGGTCTGGGGCGACGGCGACCCCGGGGGCGTACGGCAGCGGGCCGCCGAAGCCGTCAAGAACGGCGCGAGAACCGCAGCCCGGCTGGGGGTCAAGACCGTCATCGGGTTCACCGGATCGTCCATCTGGAAGTACATCGCGATGTTCCCGCCCGCATCGCAGGCCATGATCGACGCCGGCTACCAGGACTTCGCCGATCGCTGGAACCCGATCCTGGACGTCTTCGACGAGGTCGGCGTCCGATTCGCCCACGAGGTCCACCCATCCGAGATCGCCTACGACTACTACTCCACCCAACGCGCTCTGGAGGCGATCGGACACCGGGAAGCCTTCGGCATCAACTGGGACCCGTCGCACATGGTGTGGCAGGGCATCGATCCGGTGCAGTTCATCTGGGACTTCAAGGACCGGATCTACCACGTCGACTGCAAGGACACCAAGGTCCGCACCCCTGACGGACGCCGCGGGATCCTCGGCTCGCACCTGGGCTGGGCCGACCCGAGGCGGCGCTGGGACTTCGTGTCCACCGGTCGCGGCGACGTCGACTGGGAGGACTGCTTCCGGATGCTGACCACGATCGGCTACGAGGGCCCCATCTCCATCGAGTGGGAGGACGCCGGCATGGATCGCCTCCACGGAGCCCCCGAAGCCATCGAATTCGTTCGATCGCAACTGTTCTCGCCACCGGCCACCTCGTTCGATGCGGCCTTCTCGAGCCAGGACTGA
- a CDS encoding rhodanese-like domain-containing protein, protein MPHPVRYLAVAAVVLIAGCSSSVTAAPAVPTSTSPMSMAMPPGTVTTSGRPVSRLVDPAAFATAIATSGTVTIDVHVPFEGKIAGTNLIIAYTDIAQQASKLPADHHTELAIYCRTGVMSAIAAKTLASLGYTNVVELHGGMYAWLATGRTLINTP, encoded by the coding sequence ATGCCTCACCCTGTCCGTTATCTCGCCGTCGCCGCGGTGGTGCTGATCGCGGGGTGTTCCTCGTCCGTCACGGCCGCACCGGCAGTACCGACTTCCACGTCCCCGATGAGCATGGCCATGCCGCCCGGGACGGTGACCACCTCCGGGCGCCCCGTCAGCCGGCTGGTCGATCCGGCTGCCTTCGCCACTGCCATCGCGACCAGCGGCACCGTGACGATCGATGTGCACGTCCCGTTCGAGGGCAAGATCGCCGGCACCAACCTGATCATCGCCTACACCGACATCGCCCAGCAGGCCTCGAAGCTCCCCGCCGATCATCACACCGAACTGGCGATCTACTGCCGGACCGGCGTGATGAGTGCGATCGCCGCCAAGACCCTGGCCTCGCTGGGTTACACGAACGTCGTCGAACTGCACGGCGGCATGTACGCCTGGCTGGCCACCGGCCGCACTCTGATCAACACACCCTGA
- a CDS encoding ERCC4 domain-containing protein: MGAVELVIAKNPDPDSTLPYLVRLPMAGGLVFRTKGTWPRTTALYCHPVSLQEWPAEPEIVEIVPLRSCERRGAAIDVVADRGREQRSQIVFTKARGRDMVFWQAPRTRRQARPDVQVPTARAAGIRNLEILIDTRERYAYQFGAQQVSTTKRTLPSGDYAVTVDGSVVAAVERKSLEDLVSSLINGKLRFALGELSLLPRAALVVEERYSKVFALGHVRPAVVADGLAELQVRWPNIPIVFCETRKLAEEWTYRYLAAAHHWAAAEAATVARIGVGESGAVGGPARPDPSTAEVRAWARSNGLDVPAGGRLRPEVFQAWRDADLG; the protein is encoded by the coding sequence ATGGGAGCGGTGGAACTGGTCATCGCGAAGAACCCGGATCCCGACAGCACGCTGCCGTACCTGGTGCGGCTGCCGATGGCCGGTGGGCTCGTATTCCGGACCAAAGGAACGTGGCCGCGAACCACCGCCCTCTACTGCCACCCGGTCAGCCTGCAGGAGTGGCCCGCAGAACCGGAGATCGTCGAGATCGTTCCACTGCGTTCCTGCGAGAGGCGTGGCGCAGCCATCGATGTGGTGGCCGACCGTGGGCGGGAGCAACGATCGCAGATCGTCTTCACCAAGGCGCGGGGCCGGGACATGGTGTTCTGGCAGGCGCCACGCACCCGTCGACAGGCCCGGCCGGACGTGCAGGTCCCGACCGCACGGGCCGCCGGGATCAGGAACCTGGAGATCCTGATCGACACGCGGGAGCGGTACGCCTACCAATTCGGCGCCCAGCAGGTGTCGACCACCAAGCGCACGCTGCCCAGCGGCGACTACGCCGTCACCGTCGACGGCAGCGTGGTCGCCGCGGTGGAGCGAAAGTCGTTGGAGGATCTGGTGTCCAGCCTGATCAACGGGAAATTGCGGTTTGCGTTGGGCGAGCTGTCCCTGCTGCCGAGAGCGGCCCTGGTGGTCGAGGAGCGCTACTCCAAGGTCTTCGCCCTGGGCCACGTCCGTCCGGCGGTCGTCGCCGACGGTCTCGCCGAGCTGCAGGTGCGGTGGCCGAACATCCCGATCGTGTTCTGCGAGACCCGAAAGCTCGCCGAGGAGTGGACCTACCGGTATCTGGCGGCGGCTCATCACTGGGCGGCCGCCGAGGCTGCGACCGTGGCCCGGATCGGCGTGGGTGAGAGCGGCGCCGTCGGTGGTCCGGCCCGACCGGACCCGTCGACCGCAGAGGTACGCGCCTGGGCCAGATCCAACGGTCTGGACGTGCCGGCCGGTGGGCGACTTCGGCCGGAGGTCTTCCAGGCCTGGCGTGATGCCGATCTGGGCTGA
- a CDS encoding NUDIX domain-containing protein produces MRTSAGLLLYRTGSDGIEVLLVHMGGPFWAKKDAAGWSIPKGEYESGEDPHDAATREFTEELGAPPPPPAGDDPDLDLGTLKQSSSKLVTVFARSGNFDADSISSNLIEIQWPPRSGRTIVIPEVDRAQWCDLGSAAVKLVKGQVPFLDRLVARLS; encoded by the coding sequence GTGAGGACGAGCGCCGGGCTGCTGCTGTACCGGACGGGCTCCGACGGTATCGAGGTGTTGCTGGTCCACATGGGCGGGCCGTTCTGGGCGAAGAAGGATGCGGCAGGGTGGTCGATCCCGAAAGGCGAGTACGAGTCCGGCGAGGATCCGCACGACGCCGCGACCCGCGAGTTCACCGAGGAACTCGGAGCACCTCCGCCTCCGCCTGCGGGCGACGATCCTGATCTCGACCTCGGGACGCTGAAGCAGTCGTCGTCCAAATTGGTCACCGTCTTCGCCCGCTCGGGGAACTTCGACGCGGACTCGATCAGCAGCAACCTCATCGAGATCCAGTGGCCGCCGCGCTCGGGACGGACCATCGTGATCCCCGAGGTGGACCGGGCCCAGTGGTGTGACCTGGGTTCCGCGGCCGTCAAGCTCGTCAAGGGCCAGGTGCCGTTCCTGGACCGGCTGGTAGCCCGGCTGTCCTGA
- a CDS encoding bifunctional FO biosynthesis protein CofGH, producing MRRALRRARDGVALDEVEAGVLLQARGTDLVDLCASAARVRDQGLVAAGRPGVITYSKKVFIPLTRLCRDRCHYCTFATTPGRVPAPFLSIDEVLEIAEAGRALGCKEALFTLGDRPEDRWDAAKQWLEEAGYDSTLDYVRAVSIRVLEATGLLPHLNPGVMSWQEMARLKPVSPSMGMMLETTSREIFENRSGAHFGSPDKDPEVRLRVLEDAGRSSIPFTTGILIGIGESPADRVESLFAIRRTSRAYRGIQEVIVQNFRAKPDTAMARRPDAEMDELIATVAVARLVLGPAVRLQAPPNLIDDQFSRVLAAGIDDWGGVSPLTPDHVNPERPWPQIDELTARTAEAGFTLAERLTIYPEFVRAGEPWLDPRLRAHVDALADPVTGLARPDALPVGRPWQEPEEPASGPNGPGGLTSSGRTDLATSIDTEGRTADRRSDFLDVYGDWDSLRSRIRAPRKFESDVMAALRIAERNPGSLDGSAALSLMTATGAELDAVCALADSVRADVNGDDVTYVVNRNINFTNVCYTGCRFCAFAQRRTDADAYSLSTDEVAQRARVAWDLGATEVCMQGGIDPELPGTAYFDLVRAIRGAVPEMHIHAFSPMEVVNGATRANLSISEWLSAAKEAGLSSIPGTAAEILDDDVRWVLTKGKLPTAAWIEVVTTAHRLGIPSSSTMMYGHVDTPEHWVAHLALLRKLQGETGGFTEFVPLPFIHTNSPIYLAGLARAGATYDENRAVHAMARLMLHRSIDNVQTSWVKLGIEGTRAMLRGGANDLGGTLMEETISRMAGSEFGSYKTVADIEEITDGIGRPVVQRTTVYGPVDPERHAAAKAFNGLANLPLFASKA from the coding sequence ATGCGCCGCGCGCTGCGCCGGGCCAGGGACGGTGTGGCCCTGGACGAGGTGGAGGCCGGCGTGCTGTTGCAGGCCCGTGGGACCGATCTGGTCGATCTGTGCGCAAGTGCGGCGCGGGTGCGCGACCAGGGGCTCGTCGCGGCCGGCCGGCCGGGCGTGATCACCTACTCCAAGAAGGTGTTCATCCCGCTGACCCGCCTCTGCCGGGACCGCTGCCACTACTGCACGTTCGCCACCACGCCCGGTCGGGTGCCGGCCCCGTTCCTGTCGATCGACGAGGTCCTCGAGATCGCCGAGGCTGGAAGGGCTCTGGGCTGCAAGGAGGCACTCTTCACGCTCGGGGACCGGCCCGAGGACCGGTGGGACGCGGCGAAGCAGTGGCTGGAGGAGGCGGGCTACGACTCCACCCTCGACTACGTCCGCGCCGTGTCGATCCGGGTGCTCGAGGCGACCGGGCTTCTCCCCCACCTCAATCCCGGGGTGATGAGCTGGCAGGAGATGGCCCGGCTCAAGCCGGTCTCGCCGTCGATGGGGATGATGCTGGAGACCACCTCCCGGGAGATCTTCGAGAACCGGTCCGGTGCCCACTTCGGTTCGCCGGACAAGGATCCCGAGGTTCGACTGCGGGTGCTCGAGGACGCCGGCCGCTCGTCGATCCCCTTCACCACCGGCATTCTGATCGGCATCGGGGAAAGTCCGGCCGATCGGGTGGAGTCCCTGTTCGCCATCCGGCGGACGTCGAGGGCCTACCGGGGGATCCAGGAAGTGATCGTGCAGAACTTCCGGGCCAAGCCGGACACCGCGATGGCCCGCCGGCCCGATGCGGAGATGGACGAGCTGATCGCCACCGTCGCGGTGGCGAGACTGGTGCTGGGGCCCGCTGTTCGGCTGCAGGCACCGCCGAACCTGATCGACGATCAGTTCTCCCGGGTGCTGGCCGCCGGGATCGACGACTGGGGTGGGGTCTCGCCCCTCACGCCGGACCACGTCAACCCCGAGCGCCCCTGGCCGCAGATCGACGAGCTCACCGCGCGCACCGCCGAGGCCGGGTTCACCCTGGCCGAGCGGCTGACCATCTACCCGGAGTTCGTCAGGGCCGGCGAACCCTGGCTCGACCCTCGCCTGCGCGCCCACGTCGACGCCCTGGCGGACCCGGTCACCGGTCTGGCGCGGCCCGACGCCCTCCCGGTGGGCCGACCCTGGCAGGAGCCCGAGGAGCCTGCGTCGGGGCCGAACGGTCCCGGCGGGCTCACCTCGTCCGGCCGCACCGATCTGGCCACCTCGATCGACACCGAGGGACGCACCGCCGACCGCCGGTCGGACTTCCTGGACGTCTACGGCGACTGGGACTCGTTGCGGTCCCGGATCCGGGCCCCGCGGAAGTTCGAGTCCGACGTGATGGCGGCCCTGCGGATCGCCGAGCGCAACCCCGGTTCGCTGGACGGTTCGGCCGCCCTGTCGCTGATGACGGCGACCGGCGCCGAACTGGACGCCGTCTGCGCGCTGGCCGATTCCGTGCGGGCGGACGTCAACGGCGACGACGTGACCTACGTCGTCAACCGGAACATCAACTTCACCAACGTCTGCTACACCGGCTGCCGGTTCTGTGCCTTCGCGCAGCGCCGCACCGATGCTGACGCATATTCGCTGTCCACCGACGAGGTGGCCCAGCGGGCCAGGGTGGCCTGGGATCTCGGGGCCACCGAGGTCTGCATGCAGGGCGGGATCGATCCCGAACTGCCGGGTACGGCGTACTTCGACCTGGTGCGCGCGATCCGCGGCGCCGTGCCGGAGATGCACATCCACGCCTTCTCCCCGATGGAGGTGGTCAACGGCGCGACCCGCGCGAACCTGTCGATCTCGGAGTGGTTGAGCGCCGCGAAGGAGGCCGGCCTGAGCAGCATCCCGGGTACCGCGGCCGAGATCCTGGACGACGACGTCCGGTGGGTGCTGACCAAGGGCAAACTGCCGACCGCGGCTTGGATCGAGGTCGTCACCACCGCCCACCGGCTGGGCATCCCCTCGTCCTCGACGATGATGTACGGCCACGTCGACACACCCGAACACTGGGTGGCACACCTGGCCCTGCTGCGGAAGCTGCAGGGGGAGACGGGCGGGTTCACCGAATTCGTGCCGCTGCCATTCATCCACACCAACTCGCCGATCTACCTGGCCGGCCTGGCCAGGGCGGGAGCGACCTACGACGAGAACAGGGCCGTGCACGCGATGGCCAGGCTGATGCTGCACAGATCGATCGACAACGTGCAGACCTCCTGGGTGAAGCTCGGTATCGAAGGCACCCGGGCGATGTTGCGGGGTGGCGCCAACGATCTCGGCGGAACGCTGATGGAGGAGACGATCTCGCGGATGGCCGGCTCGGAGTTCGGCTCGTACAAGACGGTCGCCGACATCGAGGAGATCACCGACGGGATCGGTCGTCCGGTCGTCCAGCGGACCACCGTCTACGGCCCGGTCGACCCCGAGAGGCATGCAGCCGCCAAGGCTTTCAACGGCCTCGCCAACCTCCCGCTGTTCGCCAGCAAAGCCTGA
- a CDS encoding vitamin K epoxide reductase family protein — translation MSTRTPARPSAPAWVAFGLCIVGVLISAYLTYEHFTGSSTLACSGNGTVNCLKVTTSQWSVIAGVPVAVAGLAFFLAMTMLCAPTRWARDAALPRLVGVVAGMIMVLWLVYVEIFEVDAICLWCTGVHVVTLLLLVTVLWWRESERSYR, via the coding sequence ATGAGCACCCGGACGCCGGCGCGGCCGTCGGCCCCGGCATGGGTCGCCTTCGGCCTCTGCATCGTCGGGGTGCTGATCTCGGCGTACCTGACGTACGAGCACTTCACCGGCTCCTCGACGCTGGCCTGCTCCGGCAACGGCACGGTCAACTGCCTCAAGGTGACCACCAGCCAGTGGTCGGTGATCGCCGGGGTACCGGTGGCCGTGGCCGGTCTGGCCTTCTTCCTGGCCATGACGATGCTGTGCGCCCCGACCCGGTGGGCACGCGACGCGGCTCTGCCCAGGCTCGTCGGGGTGGTGGCCGGCATGATCATGGTGCTGTGGCTCGTCTACGTGGAGATCTTCGAGGTGGACGCCATCTGCCTCTGGTGCACGGGAGTGCACGTGGTCACGCTGCTGCTGCTGGTCACCGTTCTGTGGTGGCGGGAGAGCGAACGCTCCTACCGGTGA
- a CDS encoding DUF929 family protein — protein MSNKSRKAPEGKARSASQVAAREHARQLREAGLRRDRRRRMLLTIGAPVLVIVLVVGAFLVIKANQKPPVATGAPSVPAAGALENSIKSIPAATFDTVGKGTGVSPPTLIKGDALTADGKPRVLYIGAEYCPYCAAERWAMVTALSRFGTFAHLGVTSSSSTDVYPSTATLSFHGSTYTSNVLSFTGVEQTTNIPDGSGNYTALDTVAPADGALLTKYDTQQSIPFVDFGNRYMIVGSSYLPDSLKGLTQSQIAAEMLKPDSAVAKNVLGAANMISAVLCRLTNGQPAAVCTSTAVTSQTLPS, from the coding sequence GTGAGCAACAAGTCGAGGAAGGCGCCCGAGGGCAAGGCGCGATCGGCCAGCCAGGTCGCCGCTCGTGAGCACGCCCGGCAACTCCGGGAGGCCGGCCTCCGGCGGGACCGGCGGCGGCGCATGCTGCTCACGATCGGTGCCCCGGTCCTGGTGATCGTTCTCGTGGTCGGGGCGTTTCTGGTGATCAAGGCCAACCAGAAGCCGCCCGTGGCGACCGGCGCTCCCTCTGTGCCGGCCGCCGGCGCACTGGAGAACTCGATCAAGAGCATCCCGGCCGCGACCTTCGACACCGTCGGCAAGGGCACCGGAGTCAGTCCACCGACGTTGATCAAGGGCGATGCGCTGACCGCCGACGGCAAACCGCGTGTGCTCTACATCGGCGCGGAGTACTGCCCGTACTGCGCCGCCGAACGGTGGGCGATGGTCACCGCGTTGTCCAGGTTCGGCACCTTCGCCCACCTCGGGGTCACCTCCTCGTCCTCGACGGACGTCTACCCGAGCACCGCGACCCTCTCGTTCCACGGATCCACCTACACCAGCAACGTGCTGTCGTTCACCGGTGTGGAGCAGACCACCAACATCCCCGACGGCAGCGGCAACTACACCGCCCTGGATACCGTGGCCCCTGCCGACGGCGCACTGCTGACGAAGTACGACACCCAGCAGAGCATCCCGTTCGTCGATTTCGGGAACCGGTACATGATCGTCGGGTCGTCCTACCTGCCCGATTCGCTCAAAGGCCTGACCCAGAGCCAGATCGCCGCCGAGATGCTGAAGCCCGACTCGGCGGTGGCGAAGAACGTGCTGGGCGCGGCCAACATGATCAGCGCGGTCCTGTGCAGGTTGACGAACGGCCAGCCGGCCGCGGTCTGCACCTCGACGGCTGTGACGTCGCAGACCCTGCCGTCATGA
- a CDS encoding DUF6518 family protein translates to MSGVELGDPTSQAFRSRSSSWVDAAWIIGGSLLLGGLTSVAQGVLPDSLRPFANSPSGWALLTVVMIAIRRPPLLPALFLGAFSFMGLVMGYTIVSELRGLTYHPLLWAAVALIAGPAIGWSTSATFDARLPFAVTGSSLIAGVAITDAIYGLTAVADTTSPAYWVIAGTAGVVFLGCAGLRRPVRWWVVALRVGLTIGWVSLGSAGYAALNTA, encoded by the coding sequence ATGAGTGGTGTGGAACTCGGCGACCCGACGTCGCAGGCGTTTCGATCGCGCTCGTCCAGCTGGGTCGACGCGGCGTGGATCATCGGAGGCAGCCTGCTCCTGGGTGGTCTGACGTCCGTTGCTCAGGGCGTCTTGCCGGACTCGCTACGACCGTTCGCGAATTCGCCGTCGGGCTGGGCGCTGCTGACCGTCGTCATGATCGCCATCCGGCGCCCACCGTTGTTGCCGGCGTTGTTCCTGGGGGCGTTCAGCTTTATGGGCCTGGTGATGGGCTACACCATTGTTTCCGAACTTCGCGGCCTGACCTACCACCCGCTGCTGTGGGCTGCTGTCGCACTGATCGCCGGTCCGGCAATCGGCTGGTCAACGTCGGCCACGTTCGATGCACGACTGCCTTTCGCCGTGACTGGCTCCTCCCTCATCGCCGGTGTCGCGATCACCGATGCGATCTACGGGCTGACGGCTGTTGCGGACACGACCAGTCCTGCCTACTGGGTGATCGCAGGAACAGCCGGAGTCGTCTTCCTTGGTTGCGCGGGTCTGCGACGGCCAGTCCGATGGTGGGTTGTCGCCCTGCGGGTGGGTCTGACCATCGGGTGGGTCTCCCTCGGATCGGCGGGCTACGCCGCGTTGAACACCGCGTAG
- a CDS encoding TetR/AcrR family transcriptional regulator yields the protein MAQTGIAQATTRAICAEAGVHQSVFHYCFKSKKELLQELIRVVVADMTDAAILVAAVDSDALASLRSAFTLLWEQVKAHPDRQLVSYELTAYVLRDAELADLAKWQYEHYFAQSVRLLTAIEASADIAWSLPTPTLSRMIATVIDGLVLGWLADRDDTLTEAALDEFATIFAGLAGRRPEGHGG from the coding sequence ATGGCACAGACCGGAATCGCGCAGGCAACCACTCGGGCGATCTGCGCTGAAGCCGGCGTACATCAAAGCGTTTTCCACTACTGCTTCAAGTCCAAGAAGGAACTGCTGCAGGAACTCATCCGGGTCGTCGTGGCCGACATGACAGACGCAGCAATCCTCGTCGCCGCGGTGGACTCCGACGCACTTGCCTCCCTCAGGTCGGCTTTCACGCTCCTCTGGGAGCAGGTCAAAGCCCACCCGGACCGTCAGTTGGTGTCCTACGAACTCACCGCCTACGTGCTGCGGGATGCGGAACTGGCGGACCTCGCGAAATGGCAGTACGAACACTACTTCGCACAATCAGTTCGTTTGTTGACCGCCATCGAGGCATCGGCCGACATCGCGTGGAGCCTGCCGACGCCTACGTTGAGCAGGATGATCGCCACCGTCATCGACGGTCTCGTGCTCGGTTGGCTGGCCGATCGGGACGACACCCTGACCGAAGCGGCGCTCGATGAATTTGCCACCATCTTCGCTGGTCTGGCCGGACGGCGACCAGAGGGCCACGGGGGATAG